In one window of Duganella dendranthematis DNA:
- a CDS encoding TIGR02391 family protein: MANLTSLIPDVDVLLALAPEELAEVILQLAQERNQNNVIHQQAIASDITGHPATNDGYPQHRRSEAELALAEAWNWLIMHGLLVPQPGINANNGWMLLSRRAQAILASASFKTYARSVGFPKSLLHPQIADEVWLDIVRGDLETAVFKGFRAVEIAVRDAGHFADTDVGTALMRKAFDKVTGPLSDLNQPEAEREALAHFFAGAIGSYKNPHSHRTVTINDATEAQEMVVLASHLLRIVDSRR; the protein is encoded by the coding sequence ATGGCTAACCTAACCTCATTAATTCCAGATGTCGATGTGCTTCTCGCACTGGCCCCAGAGGAGCTAGCTGAAGTCATCCTCCAACTCGCTCAAGAACGCAACCAGAATAATGTAATTCACCAGCAAGCCATCGCGTCAGATATAACCGGCCATCCAGCTACAAACGATGGATACCCTCAGCATCGTCGAAGCGAAGCAGAATTGGCATTGGCCGAGGCGTGGAACTGGCTAATAATGCATGGCCTTCTTGTGCCGCAACCGGGCATAAATGCAAATAACGGCTGGATGCTATTGAGTCGCCGTGCTCAGGCCATTTTAGCAAGCGCGAGCTTCAAAACTTACGCCCGCAGCGTTGGGTTCCCGAAGTCTTTGCTACATCCTCAAATTGCTGATGAGGTTTGGTTGGATATTGTTCGCGGCGACTTAGAGACGGCTGTCTTCAAGGGATTCCGAGCTGTTGAAATCGCGGTACGGGATGCAGGGCATTTTGCAGACACCGATGTTGGTACTGCATTAATGCGCAAAGCCTTCGATAAGGTTACGGGACCTCTCTCCGACCTAAACCAGCCGGAGGCAGAACGAGAGGCACTTGCGCACTTCTTCGCTGGTGCAATAGGATCATATAAGAATCCGCATTCACATCGTACAGTTACGATAAACGATGCCACGGAAGCGCAGGAAATGGTTGTACTTGCCAGCCATCTTCTTCGTATCGTTGACAGCAGGCGCTAA
- a CDS encoding tyrosine-type recombinase/integrase: MVKKKAHAKRNVALLYCSFGLGLRAKEMAALKIKHVLGIDGSILDEINLTGNMTKGSKQRHAYLTNPRVIAAIRDFIDDRQEREGILFNIEAPLFKSQKGSSFTPNSLQQLFHRMYQDAKLQGASSHSGRRSFATRLIERGVDIKAVSTLLGHASVSMTSKYIQDNPVRLKQICTELF; this comes from the coding sequence ATGGTCAAGAAGAAGGCGCACGCCAAGCGAAACGTCGCACTGCTCTACTGTTCATTTGGCCTCGGCCTACGTGCGAAGGAAATGGCCGCGCTCAAGATCAAGCATGTGCTCGGCATCGATGGCAGTATACTGGACGAAATCAACCTCACCGGAAACATGACGAAAGGCAGCAAGCAGCGCCATGCCTACCTGACCAATCCTCGTGTGATCGCTGCCATCCGCGATTTTATCGACGACCGACAAGAACGCGAAGGCATCCTGTTCAACATTGAAGCGCCACTGTTCAAGTCGCAGAAAGGCAGCTCGTTTACGCCGAACAGCTTGCAGCAGCTATTCCACCGCATGTATCAGGACGCGAAGTTGCAGGGCGCGTCAAGTCACAGCGGTAGACGCTCGTTCGCAACACGGCTCATAGAGCGTGGTGTGGACATCAAGGCCGTATCTACGTTGCTTGGGCATGCGAGCGTGTCGATGACTTCGAAATACATTCAAGACAATCCTGTGCGGCTCAAGCAAATCTGCACCGAATTGTTCTAG